Proteins from a single region of Bacteroidota bacterium:
- a CDS encoding T9SS type A sorting domain-containing protein, whose translation MYKFMIFAFFSIFLFQPIFVSAGSPNDTLAITTTSGELSFWQKGINYIALPSPPEDSLIIQPITSCEEGIALKIILQADSGSNLAMKLGLPTKLQGYHGASLSCSFLPNSIVRVATNEWLNPNDTITFQLSPTGLDTFYLGIQVTVPAAAPAFPYLGYVSCYVRNIETGDSMEVSESYYAFVSTPIVAGSIKGTLNNLSKNIAYTLDPELETVAPIVRGSENGTSMIFSIAGEPGEIIIVSFNLPSTLSGPTSIPCSFYQSSGYEVESGYRFNPNASSLMFLLPPLTGNLNLRLGITVNIPPSTPDGEYADTIHITACYSGLRRTMKARQYAFSCIRDDTSAIYTINIGSGAGVRDEPVPQHFMLHQNYPNPFNPSTTIWYELPRASFVTFKVYNVLGQEVATLVNERREAGKHTVEFNAGGLPSGVYFYRLQAGSFTQTKKLLLLR comes from the coding sequence ATGTACAAATTCATGATCTTCGCATTTTTCAGCATTTTTCTATTTCAACCTATTTTTGTGAGTGCCGGTTCGCCTAATGATACTCTCGCCATTACTACCACAAGCGGTGAGTTGTCGTTTTGGCAAAAGGGTATCAACTACATAGCTCTCCCTTCACCACCGGAAGATTCATTGATAATTCAGCCAATTACATCGTGTGAGGAGGGAATAGCACTTAAGATTATACTGCAGGCGGATTCGGGATCAAATCTCGCCATGAAACTTGGTTTGCCAACGAAGCTACAAGGTTATCATGGAGCTTCTCTCTCTTGTAGTTTCTTGCCAAACAGCATCGTCCGTGTTGCAACGAACGAATGGCTAAATCCAAACGATACAATTACGTTCCAATTAAGTCCGACAGGGCTCGACACTTTTTACCTCGGTATTCAAGTTACCGTCCCCGCTGCGGCACCGGCATTTCCCTACTTGGGATACGTGTCATGCTATGTGCGAAATATCGAAACAGGAGATTCAATGGAAGTGAGCGAATCATACTATGCATTTGTATCTACTCCTATTGTCGCTGGTTCTATAAAAGGTACACTAAACAATCTTTCAAAGAATATCGCATATACTCTCGATCCTGAATTGGAAACAGTAGCACCAATCGTGAGGGGTTCGGAGAATGGAACATCCATGATATTCAGCATTGCTGGAGAACCGGGTGAAATTATAATTGTCTCATTCAACTTACCGAGCACATTATCTGGACCGACATCTATCCCATGTTCGTTTTATCAATCAAGTGGTTATGAAGTGGAATCTGGATACAGATTTAATCCTAACGCGTCATCTTTGATGTTCTTACTCCCCCCATTAACTGGAAATCTCAATCTTAGGCTCGGCATCACGGTAAACATTCCACCGAGTACACCTGATGGTGAGTACGCCGACACTATTCATATTACCGCTTGCTACTCAGGATTACGCCGCACAATGAAAGCACGGCAATATGCTTTTTCTTGTATTCGTGACGACACCTCTGCGATTTACACTATAAACATTGGAAGCGGGGCTGGTGTTAGAGATGAGCCTGTACCACAACATTTTATGCTTCACCAGAACTATCCCAATCCCTTCAATCCCAGCACAACAATATGGTACGAGTTGCCGAGAGCATCTTTTGTAACCTTTAAAGTTTACAACGTTCTCGGGCAAGAAGTGGCAACGCTGGTGAATGAGAGGCGAGAAGCGGGAAAACACACGGTCGAGTTTAATGCTGGGGGATTACCGAGCGGTGTTTATTTTTATCGGCTTCAAGCGGGCTCGTTTACACAAACTAAAAAACTTTTATTGTTGAGATAA